GTCGGAGGCGAGCTTGAGCGAGAGTGTGCCGGTGGTCTCGGAGGCGATAGCCGCCACCAGGTAGAGCCCGCTCATGACGCCTCGCCCTCCTTGTCCTGCGTGCCTGCTCGCTGCGCCCCGACCTCGACGAGGAGCACCCCGGCCATGATGAGCGCGATGCCGAGGGCGACGAGCACCGTGATCGGCTCGCCGAAGACGAGCATGGACAGCACGGCGGTCAGCGCCACGCCCAGGGCGCCCCAGAGTCCGTAGGCGACACCGAGCGGCATGCCGGCCTTGAGCGTCAGCGACAGGAGGATGAAGGCCAGCGCGTACCCGATCCCAACCATGACGTAGAAGCCCGGCTGGTTGAGGGCCTGGCGCAGGGCGAGGGTCGCCGACACCTCGGAGATGATGGCGCCTCCGAGCGCCGGCCAGGCGCACACGCCGTGGCCCGGCGCCCCCGGGCACTCCTTCCGCGCACCAAGCACCGTCCGGCCGGTGGGAGCGCCCGGGCGGCATGCGTTCCCCCACGTGGACGGGCAGAGCACGTCCCTGACCGTCACGCCCGGTTCTCCGCGGTCTCGAGCCGCCGGCAGACCATGGAGCCGAAGGCGAGCGCCGGGACGATCATGAGCACGGCGTTGGGCCCCCACCACAGCGGGTCGAAGTCACGGTAGAAGGACCAGAAGGAGATCGCCATGAACCCGGCGCAGAAGGTGAGCATGAGCCCAACCGTCAGCACCAGGTCCCCGATCCTGCTGCCCACCCGCGTCAGGTGGGCGCCGAGGAAGACGGTCAGTGCGGCGGCCACGTCGAGCGGGAAGAAGGACCAGTTCCAGGCCTGGATGACCTGGTTGGAGTAGTCCTTGAAACGCAGGTGCTCGGGAATGAGATTGAGGAAGACGGCCGCCCAGTAAAGCAGCAGCCCGGCATCGACGGCCACCAGCAGCCTCTTGTACGTGGGACTCATCGCCCCACTATTTCACCGGTCCTCCCCGGTGTCGAGGCCCGACCAGACCTCAGGACCACCGGCCCAGGACCAGGCTCATGGCCTCGGAGCGGGTGGCGGCGTTGCGCATGATGCCGCGCACGGCGGAGGTGACCGTGTTGGAGCCGGGCTTGCGCACGCCCCGCATCGACATACACAAGTGCTCGGCCTCAACGACCACCAGCACCCCCGGCGGCCTACGCCCAACCCAACTTTATTAGAACTAGATAAAGTTAAGTAAAGATCCTAAGATGACCACGTGGACAACATCAACAACCCGTACACACCCAACGCAGGAGCAGCCCCGGAGGTCCTCATTGGTCGCGACGGGCAGACCGAGGCGTTTTCTATCCTACTTCAGAGGCTCAAACGAGGCCGGACAGAGCAATCGATGATCATGACCGGCCTGCGCGGCGTCGGCAAGACCGTCCTGCTTAACAGGTTCGCAGAACTCGCCGAGATGGCAGGATGGGAGTCAATCGAGCTTGAAGCGAGCAAGCACGATGAAACAGCATTCCGTCAGTCCATCTTCTCCAAGTTCCGTGCCGCACTTCTACACATATCGCCTCGTCGCCGCTGGAGCGAACGCGCTCGACACGCCGCAGAAGTACTCAGCTCCTTTGTGCTATCGATCGACCAATCCGGCACTTTTTCCGTCACGTGGGACGTAGACCCGTCCGAGGGCTACGGGGATCACGGCGACCTAGGGCTAGACCTCACAGACGTATTTCTAGCCGTAGGAGAAGTTGCAAAGGAAAAAGGAACCGGGATCGTCCTACTCATCGACGAAGTTCAATTTCTCACCACCGTTCAGCTTGAATCACTCATACAAGCGGTTCACAAGTCCGTTCAGAAGAAGCTCCCCATCACTTTTGTGGGAGCCGGCCTACCACAGATCGCCGAGCTCGCTGGAGACGCCAAGTCTTACGCAGAAAGACTGTTCAAGTTCCCACGCATCGACTCCCTCACCCCCGAGGAAGCCCGACAAGCGCTTGTGGGACCCGCAGAAACCGAGAACGTGTCCTACGACGAAGATGCCGTGGACCTCGCAGTCAGCCTCACTCACGGCTACCCGTACTTCATTCAGGAGCTAGGGTACCAAGCATGGATCGTAGCGAGCGGAAACCACATCACGGCAGAAGACATCAGTACCGCTAAAGACGCATACGAAGCAAAGCTGGACGGGTCGTTCTTCCGCGTACGACTCGACCGTGCAACCCCCCTTCAAACCGCATACATGAGAGCCATGGCGGAACTCGGCTCCGAGCCCCAGAAAGCAGCCGATGTCGCCTCCCTCATGAAACGAGAGTCGTCACAGGTGGCACCCATCAGGTCTCAACTCATTGACATGGGGCTGCTATACACGCCCCAGCACGGCTATGCCGCCTTCACCGTCCCGGACTTCGACAAGTTCATGATGCGAGCCGTGCCCTATCTTGAGGTCCCAGAGATTCAACATCGCCGTCGACGCAAGAAATAAGGCCACCATTCCACTCGGGGAGGCAGTCGCTGGCTTCCGGTGTCGAGGCCCGACCAGACCTCAGGACCGCCGGCCCAGGACCAGGCTCATGGCCTCGGAGCGGGTGGCGGCGTTGCGCATGATGCCGCGCACGGCGGAGGTGACCGTGTTGGAGCCGGGCTTGCGCACGCCCCGCATCGACATACACAGGTGCTCGGCCTCGACCACCACGAGCACGCCACGGCACTGCAGGCGCTCGACGAGGGCGTCAGCGATCTGCCGGGTGAGCCGCTCCTGGACCTGGGGGCGCCGGGCGTAGCCGTCCACGAGGCGCGCCACCTTGGACAGGCCGGTGACGCGCCCGTCCTCACTGGGGATGTAGCCCACGTGCGCCAACCCGTGGAAGGGCAGCAGGTGGTGCTCGCACACCGAGTACATGGGGATGTCGCGCACGAGGACCATCTCCTCGTGCCCGACGTCGAAGACCCGCTCGACGTGCTCGGCCGGGTCCTGGTCGAGGCCGGCGAACATCTCCGCGTAGGCGCGCGCCATGCGCTCGGGGGTGTCACGCAGCCCGTCGCGCTCGGGGTCCTCCCCGATGGCGACGAGCAGGTCGTGCACCGCCCGCCGCACGCCCTCGGCGTCATAGCTCATGGTCAGCCTCTGTCTCTCCGCGCCTGCCGGGCCCGCCGGGCCCGGGCCGGCTCAATGGTTGTAGCCCCAGTAGTCGTCGCTGCCGTGGGAGTCGTCAGGCTCACCGCCGGCTTCGTCACTGGCGGGGGCGGGCTCGACGACGGGCAGCGACTCGTCGCTGCGCCACAGGGGCCGCTCGGGCTGCTTGATGACGCCCTCGAAGATCCTCTCCAGGTCCTTCTCCAGGAGCGTCTCACGGCTGAGGAGCTCCTCGGCCAGCTTGTCGAGCACGGCGCGGTTACGGGTGAGGATTTCCCAGGCCTCCCGGTGGGCGGCGTCCAGCAGGCTGCGGACCTCGGTGTCGACAGTGGCGGCGACCTGCTCGGAGAAGTCACGGCTGGTGGCGTTGAGCCCCAGGACCGTCTCGCTCTCGGTGGTGCCGAGCTTGACGGCGCCGACCGCGCTGGTCATGCCGTAGTCGGTGACCATCTTGCGGGCCGTGGCGGTGGCCTTCTCGATGTCGTTGGAGGCGCCGGTGGTGGGGTCGCGGAAGATGATCTCCTCGGCGGCCCGCCCGCCCATGGCGTAGACGAGCTGGTCGAGCAGCTCGTTGCGGGTGGTGGAGTACTTGTCGTCCTGAGGCATGACCTGCGTGTAGCCCAGGGCGCGCCCGCGCGGCAGGATCGTCACCTTGGTGACCGGGTCGGAGTACGCGCCGGCGGCCGCGCACAGGGCGTGACCGGCCTCGTGGTAGGCGGTGACGCGCTTCTCGTGGTCGCGCATGACGCGGGTGCGCTTCTGCGGTCCGGCGATGACACGGTCGATGGCCTCGTCCAGGGCCCGGTTGTCGATGAGGTGGGCGTTGGAACGGGCGGTGAGCAGGGCGGCCTCGTTGAGGACGTTGGCCAGGTCCGCACCGGTGAAGCCGGGGGTCCGCTTGGCCACGAGGTCGAGGTCGACGTCGTCGTTGAGGGGCTTGCCCTTGGCGTGGACCTTGAGGATGGCGGCGCGACCGGCCATGTCGGGGGCCTCGACGCTGACCTGCCGGTCGAAGCGGCCCGGGCGCAGGAGGGCCGGGTCCAGGACGTCGGGGCGGTTGGTGGCGGCGATGAGGATGACGTTGGTGTTGGCGTCAAAGCCGTCCATCTCGACGAGGAGCTGGTTGAGGGTCTGCTCACGCTCGTCGTGCCCGCCGCCGGTGCCGGAGCCACGGTGGCGGCCGACGGCGTCGATCTCGTCGACGAAGATGATGGCGGGGGCGTTCTCCTTGGCCTGGTCGAACAGGTCGCGCACACGCGAGGCACCCACGCCGACGAACATCTCGACGAACTCGGAGGCGGCCATGGAGAAGAAGGGCACGCCAGCCTCGCCGGCGACGGCCTTGGCCAGGAGGGTCTTACCGGTTCCGGGCGGGCCGTAGAGGAGGACGCCCTTGGGGATCTTGGCGCCCACGGCGCGGAACTTCTCCGGCTCGGAGAGGAACTCGCGGATCTCCTCAAGCTCCTCGACGGCCTCGTCCTCGCCAGCGACGTCGGCGAAGGTGACGTCGGGCATCTCCTTGGAACCGACCTTCGCCTTGGAGCGGCCGAAGCCCATGGCGCCGCCGCGCCCGCCGCCCATGCGACCGATGAGCCACCACATGATGCCGCCCAGCAGCAGGGCGGGGACGAGCAGCTGGACGAGGGATGACCACCAGCTGGTGGTGGGCACCACGGAGTTGAAGCCCTCCTTGGGGGCGGCGGCCTGCACGAGGCGGTCGACCTGCTCGGCCTGGGCGTCGGTGTAGGAGAACTCGACCTTCTTGCCCACCGGGCGCGACTCGATGCCCTTCTTCTTGGGCTGGACGTAGGTGGTGGTGAGGTCCAGCTCGACGCGCTGGTTGCCGTCGACGACGGTGATCGACTTGATCGTGTCCGGCTTGTCCCGCAGGAGCGTCAGGCCGTCGGAGGTGTCGATGGTGCGGTAGCCGAACATCGAGGAGAAGACGGCCCAGCCGAGGATGACGACCAGGAGGAAGGGCACCAACCACAGGAACGGGTTGCCCAGGGTGTCGCGGAGCTTGCGGTCGCGCTTGTTGCGGTCGTTCTTACCGGCCTTGCCCGGCTTCCCCGAGTCCTTGCGGCCGGGCTCGCGCCCAGAATCTTTCATCGTGCGGTAGGTCCCTTCAACATACTGATTCCTCAGACGTTAGCGGATAGCACGGCAAAGGTCCCATTGCGCTTGCTCACGTTCGCGCCGGGCGTGGCCGGGAAGATCCGGCCGAGTGGGCCGATTGGAGGCTGCCTGGGCGCGAGGACGCACCATAGGGTCCGAGGACTGCGCCCCGGGGGGCGCGTTCGTGCGCCTTATGGCACGTCCGCGACGACGTCGATGACGCCCATCCCGTAGGCGCTGTGGGAGCCGACGCTCGTGTAGCGGGCCAGGGCCATGAGCTGGGAGAAGACGGCGGTGATGGAGCCGGCGGCGGGGGCGCTGATGCGCAGGGCGCCGACGCTGGCGGGGATGCGGCGGCTGGAGAGGCGTCCGCGGCGGTCGGCACGCGGCATGCCCAGGCCGACGACGGTGCGGCGGGTGCGGTCCTGGGTGATGAGGACGGAGGTGAGGCGCTCGCGCTCGGGGAGCTCGGGGGCCAGGGGGCGGCACCAGTGGCGCCAGCGCGCGTGGAGGCTGGTGGCCAGGGAGGCTGCGGTGACCTCGGGGACGTGGTGTCCGCGGGAGGTGAAGACAGTGGGGGTGAGCAGGTGGATGTCCCAGGCGGTGGAGGCGGTCTGGGCGGCGAGGTCCTCCCAGTCGGCATGTTCGAGGACCTGGGCCTCGATGGCGGCGAGCATGGTGGTGGCCTGCCCGCCGTCGCCGATGGGTAGGACGCCGCCCCAGGCAAGCCAGGCGTCGAGCGTTTCCAGGAGGCGGTCGTCGAGGAATCGCAGCTCGACGCCGAGGCCGTCCGGGGTCTGGGTCATGTCGCCCAGGCAGTAGGGCTTGGGGCCGGGCTGGTCGTGGGGTGGGCGGTGAGCGAGGGCGGGCAGGCGGGCGGCGCGCTCGGGGCTGACTCCTTCGGGGAGGTCGAGGACTCTGCCCCAGGCGGCGTGAAGGCGGCGGGGCGTGGCCTCGACCGGGCCGGGCGCATCGAAGCGGACGAATACGGTGGCGGGCACTCGACGGGGCTCCTTTGCGGCGTGATGTGTGGTGGGTGCGGCAGTGGAGGCCGACGGCGGCGCGGGCTGGTGGCGGGAGGCTGGAGCAAGGCCGTCTACCTTTTTCTTTCTGACGACACTACCGGAGGGGAGGCGGCCTGTACGGGGAGTTCGAGAGGTCGACGTTCTTCAGCATCGAGGGCCAGGAGGAGGCGGAGAGGGAGAGGCCCGGCGGCGCGCCGGTCGAGCCACGGAAGCACAATGTGTCGACAGTCACGGCTAGGAACATCGATCTTTTGGCTTGACGTCGTTGGAAGTTGGTGGCTTGAGGCGCCCGAGGGGGCGTCGGTGGCGCTTGGCGTCAGGACGCCGAAAGGTGGTTAAATAGGGGCACTGCTGGCCGGCCCCGCAGGGTGCTTGCGAAGCCGGTGGCGCTCCTGCACCCGGAAGTGGCGCAACGACGCCGTTCCCAGAGGCAGGGGTCAGAAAGCACCCAGCACCAGAAGGTGCATTAAGACGTGAACGGAGCCATGACAAACTCACCAGAGTCGTAGGTCAGAAAGCACCCAGCACCAGAAGGTGCATTAAGACGTTCCTGAGCATCGCTTCTACGTAGATGTCCTTTACCAGTCAGAAAGCACCCAGCACCAGAAGGTGCATTAAGACAGGTCAGCGAGCCACTCCGGCGGCTCGACATAGCTCGTCAGAAAGCACCCAGCACCACAAGGTGCATTAAGACCGGATTTTAAGTCCGCTACGTCTGCCATTCCGCATCAGAAAGCACTCAGCACCAGAAGGTGCATTAAGACGTCCAGGGGTCCATCCTCACCGGTCATCCCCGACAGGTCAGAAATCACCCAGCACCAGAAGGCCTATTGACGGAACTTACAAGTCCATCCTCATCTCCTTAACGAGTTGAGCAGCCAGGCGACTCAACGGAGGAAGCGCCCTTGACGCCGAGTTCGGGGCCTGACTCCGCCCCTACCATCAGGATGTACCCGCAGTCACAGGCGGGAACGTCGGCCTTTTGGCTTGAGGTCGCTGGAAGTTGGTGGCTGAAGGTGCTCAAGGTGCCGTCAGTGCGCTTGGCGTCAGGACGCCGAAAAGTGGTTAAATTGGGACGCTGCCGCCCGGCCCCGCGGGGTGCTTGCGGAGCCGGTGGCGCTCCACCCCCTGGAAGTGGCGCAACGACGCCGTTCCCAGAGGCAGGGGTCAGAAAGCACCCAGCACCAGAAGGTGCATTAAGACCCCGGCAGGTGACCGCCCTCCGTGTACTGGTGGAGTCAGAAAGCACCCAGCACCAGAAGGTGCATTAACACGAGAACTCGCCAGTCATCAACTGAGCAGCCTTGGGTCAGAAAGCACCCAGCACCAGAAGGTGCATTAAGACTTGGCGCGCAACCAGGCAGGACTGCCGTAGGCAGACGTCAGAAAGCACCCAGCACCAGAAGGTGCATTAAGACAGAATCATCCTGTCATACAGGTGCTCAGCGTAGCGTCAGAAGGCACCCAGCACCAGAAGGTGCATTAAGACGCAAGCGTGATAGAACAGGCCAGCAACCTTGTTCTGTCAGAAAGCACCCAGCACCAGAAGGCGCATTAAGACCTCTCCCACCCTGCCCGCAGGGACGGTGTACTCGGCGTCAGAAGGCACCCAGCACCACAAGGTGCATTAAGACTCCAGTGACGGATAGGCGCACGACCTTATTCTGTCGTCAAAAAGCACTCAGCGCCAGAAGGTGCATTAAGACCTCCTGTGCGCTTCCCACGCTCCCGCTGACTGACTACCATCAGAAAGCACCCAGCACCACAAGGTGCATTAAGACTCGCCATGCCGCAGATAATAGACAGCCTCCCCATAAGTCAGAAAGCACCCAGCATCAGAAGATGCATTAAGACGTCGTCAATCTGCCGGTTGATCTCATTCATCCACGCGTCAGAAAGCAACCAGCACCAGAAGGTGCATTAAGACGCGATGTTCTCGGCCATCTGTCGCCATGCCTGACGTCAGAAAGCACCCAGCACCAGAAGACACATCGAGACACTCTCTGCCGGTCGCCTCGCGCTCCCCAGCCGCGGGACCCCTAAGTCCCGACGGACCGACAGAGGAGGCAGGACGTGTCGATAGTCATAGTCGGGAACGTCGACCTTTTGGCTTGACGTCGTTGGAAGTTGGTGGCTGAAGGTGCCTGAGGGGGTGTCGGTGGCGCTTGGCGTCAGGACGCCAAAAGGCGGTTAAATAGGGGGCGTGCTGGCCGGTCCCACGGGGTGCTTGCGTGGCCGGTGGCGCTCCAGCCCCCGGAAGTGGCGCAACGACGCTGCCCCAGAGGCAGGGGGTCAGAAAGCACCCAGCACCAGAAGGTGCATTGAAACCCCTTATCTGCACCGATGGTGTAGTCCGTCATACTGCCGGGAGACAGTTCATAGCAAAAGATACATCACGACGCGAAATAGGTTGCAGTCAGCACACACGCCGGTAAGTCAGAAGGCACCCAACACCAGAAGGTGCATTATGACTCTGCTGTTGAGTCATTCCCTTCTCCTTCGGGTTAGAACGCACCCAGCACCCGAAGGTGCATTAAGGCATATATCGGCACGTGCCGGGAGACCGCATGCCGATCTTCTCCCTTGTCCGCCAGCATCTCGATGACTTCCTCACCGAGCTCTCCGGGTCCCTGCGCTCAGGAATCTACGAACCCGACCCGCTCCTGAGCTTCGGCATCCCCAAGGGCACCTCCGGGGAGGCCCGCACCCTGCACATCCCCTCCATCCGGTACCGGGTCGTCGAGCGCGCGGTCGTCAATGCGATCGCACAGGGCCGACCTCGTCATGTCCCCCTGCTCCTCCGCCTACCGGACGGGCATCGGCACCGACGATGCCGTCGACCACCTCGCCAGGCTGCGAGACACCGGCTACCGCTACGTGCTGCGCACCGACATCGAGGACTACTTCCCCAACCTCAGCATCGAGGACGCCCTGGCCGCCCTCTCCCCCATCGCCGGCTGCCCGCGCACCATCGACCTCATCCGGCTCATCGCCCGGCCTCGGCGCGCCAGGGGCGAGCGGCGCACCCGCAACCGCGGTATCGCCCAGGGCTCCTGCCTGTCCCCGATCCTGGCCAATCTGGCCCTGACCGGCGTCGACCGGGCCATGGGCGACACGGGCTACGGCTACGCCCGCTTCGCCGATGACATCGTCATCTGCAGCCCCCATGAACCCGATCTCCTGGAGGCCCTCGAGCTCCTCGACTCCCTCCTGACGCCCAGACGCCTCCGACTCAACCGGGAGAAAACCGCCATGACCAGCTTCGATGAGGGCTTTCGCTACCTGGGGACGGACTTCTCCCGCAGCTTCCCGCCCGTCGACCCTGCCACGACATCAAGGGCATCCCGACCCGGACCAGGTGGTCTACATCGGCCGCGACGGCGCCCGCGTCCACGTCAGCCAGAAAACCGTCTCATCGTCGACGGCGCCGACGGCCTGCCGCAGGTCTCCATCCCCCGCCGGGCCGTCAGCCGAATCGTCCTCACCGGCGCCGTCGGGCTCTCATCCGGGACCCGGTCTGGGCGCCGTACAACGACATCGACGTCATCTTCCTTTCCCGCCACGGCGGCTACCTGGGCCAGCTCGCCGGCCCCCGCTCGACGGCCAGCGCCCGCCGACTCCTGACCCAGGCGTCCTTCGCCACCGACAACGATGCCCGCCTCCCACTGGCGCGCGCCATCGTGCGGGCCAAGATGCGCCACCAGGTCTCCGTGCTGCACCGCACCGGCCGGCGTAGCCGGGGAAGTGACGTCGAGACGCCTTGCACCACCATTCGGCGGCTGGCTGCCGACGCCGGGCTGTACCGAGGGGTGTGATGAGCCGGCGAAGAAGCCGCTACATGCATCGGGACGATGAAACTTTATTCCCAGTCTAGTCACCCAGTTCGCGTAGCAGCAGACAGCACCAGAAGCGCATCTGATAACAATCGCTAGCTAGGATCAGCGATTGCAGGAAGGTCATAAGCGTGATCAACTCGAGAGACTTCGCCAGACGAGACTTTCACCCGATTTCTTTCACGTTCCTGGAACCAGGTAATGATAGGAGATAGCTCATCATCACCGACGGGACGCGAGGCGCCTGGATAACTTACCGGGTCCCCAGTCGCCGGATAGTTCCCGTTGTTATCGGAGTCGTCCCAACCGTAAGCCGACCTCACGAAAGCACGCACCGCAAGACTCTGCGAGAACCCAGGAGGAAGCCAGTTGGAAATATCACTCATCGAACTCTGGCGCAGAATCGGTTTAATGTCAGCAGCGCCCGCGCACCCCAAGCAACCAGACAGGTCTTCATACATCTGCCCGAAGTGTCGTCCTTCGTAGACTTCGATGTTCTCTGCCCGAATTTCTACACTCCCAAGACCAAGCGGCTTGCCGAAACCAAGGTGATGATACCCCACCTGTTTCCACCCTAGCGTCTTAAACTTTTT
This region of Actinomyces oris genomic DNA includes:
- a CDS encoding DMT family transporter, whose protein sequence is MCAWPALGGAIISEVSATLALRQALNQPGFYVMVGIGYALAFILLSLTLKAGMPLGVAYGLWGALGVALTAVLSMLVFGEPITVLVALGIALIMAGVLLVEVGAQRAGTQDKEGEAS
- a CDS encoding YvaD family protein, translating into MSPTYKRLLVAVDAGLLLYWAAVFLNLIPEHLRFKDYSNQVIQAWNWSFFPLDVAAALTVFLGAHLTRVGSRIGDLVLTVGLMLTFCAGFMAISFWSFYRDFDPLWWGPNAVLMIVPALAFGSMVCRRLETAENRA
- a CDS encoding ATP-binding protein; its protein translation is MDNINNPYTPNAGAAPEVLIGRDGQTEAFSILLQRLKRGRTEQSMIMTGLRGVGKTVLLNRFAELAEMAGWESIELEASKHDETAFRQSIFSKFRAALLHISPRRRWSERARHAAEVLSSFVLSIDQSGTFSVTWDVDPSEGYGDHGDLGLDLTDVFLAVGEVAKEKGTGIVLLIDEVQFLTTVQLESLIQAVHKSVQKKLPITFVGAGLPQIAELAGDAKSYAERLFKFPRIDSLTPEEARQALVGPAETENVSYDEDAVDLAVSLTHGYPYFIQELGYQAWIVASGNHITAEDISTAKDAYEAKLDGSFFRVRLDRATPLQTAYMRAMAELGSEPQKAADVASLMKRESSQVAPIRSQLIDMGLLYTPQHGYAAFTVPDFDKFMMRAVPYLEVPEIQHRRRRKK
- the folE gene encoding GTP cyclohydrolase I FolE — its product is MSYDAEGVRRAVHDLLVAIGEDPERDGLRDTPERMARAYAEMFAGLDQDPAEHVERVFDVGHEEMVLVRDIPMYSVCEHHLLPFHGLAHVGYIPSEDGRVTGLSKVARLVDGYARRPQVQERLTRQIADALVERLQCRGVLVVVEAEHLCMSMRGVRKPGSNTVTSAVRGIMRNAATRSEAMSLVLGRRS
- the ftsH gene encoding ATP-dependent zinc metalloprotease FtsH; amino-acid sequence: MKDSGREPGRKDSGKPGKAGKNDRNKRDRKLRDTLGNPFLWLVPFLLVVILGWAVFSSMFGYRTIDTSDGLTLLRDKPDTIKSITVVDGNQRVELDLTTTYVQPKKKGIESRPVGKKVEFSYTDAQAEQVDRLVQAAAPKEGFNSVVPTTSWWSSLVQLLVPALLLGGIMWWLIGRMGGGRGGAMGFGRSKAKVGSKEMPDVTFADVAGEDEAVEELEEIREFLSEPEKFRAVGAKIPKGVLLYGPPGTGKTLLAKAVAGEAGVPFFSMAASEFVEMFVGVGASRVRDLFDQAKENAPAIIFVDEIDAVGRHRGSGTGGGHDEREQTLNQLLVEMDGFDANTNVILIAATNRPDVLDPALLRPGRFDRQVSVEAPDMAGRAAILKVHAKGKPLNDDVDLDLVAKRTPGFTGADLANVLNEAALLTARSNAHLIDNRALDEAIDRVIAGPQKRTRVMRDHEKRVTAYHEAGHALCAAAGAYSDPVTKVTILPRGRALGYTQVMPQDDKYSTTRNELLDQLVYAMGGRAAEEIIFRDPTTGASNDIEKATATARKMVTDYGMTSAVGAVKLGTTESETVLGLNATSRDFSEQVAATVDTEVRSLLDAAHREAWEILTRNRAVLDKLAEELLSRETLLEKDLERIFEGVIKQPERPLWRSDESLPVVEPAPASDEAGGEPDDSHGSDDYWGYNH
- the cas6 gene encoding CRISPR system precrRNA processing endoribonuclease RAMP protein Cas6, whose product is MPATVFVRFDAPGPVEATPRRLHAAWGRVLDLPEGVSPERAARLPALAHRPPHDQPGPKPYCLGDMTQTPDGLGVELRFLDDRLLETLDAWLAWGGVLPIGDGGQATTMLAAIEAQVLEHADWEDLAAQTASTAWDIHLLTPTVFTSRGHHVPEVTAASLATSLHARWRHWCRPLAPELPERERLTSVLITQDRTRRTVVGLGMPRADRRGRLSSRRIPASVGALRISAPAAGSITAVFSQLMALARYTSVGSHSAYGMGVIDVVADVP
- a CDS encoding reverse transcriptase/maturase family protein, whose amino-acid sequence is MRSHRADLVMSPCSSAYRTGIGTDDAVDHLARLRDTGYRYVLRTDIEDYFPNLSIEDALAALSPIAGCPRTIDLIRLIARPRRARGERRTRNRGIAQGSCLSPILANLALTGVDRAMGDTGYGYARFADDIVICSPHEPDLLEALELLDSLLTPRRLRLNREKTAMTSFDEGFRYLGTDFSRSFPPVDPATTSRASRPGPGGLHRPRRRPRPRQPENRLIVDGADGLPQVSIPRRAVSRIVLTGAVGLSSGTRSGRRTTTSTSSSFPATAATWASSPAPARRPAPADS
- a CDS encoding CRISPR-associated endonuclease Cas1 yields the protein MGQLAGPRSTASARRLLTQASFATDNDARLPLARAIVRAKMRHQVSVLHRTGRRSRGSDVETPCTTIRRLAADAGLYRGV